Within Thiohalobacter sp., the genomic segment TCCGGTGAACAGCCTGCTGCACGCCCTCAACGAGCCCATCCTGCGCCCGGCGCGGCGGCTGCTGCCGCCCGTCTCCGGCATCGACCTTTCCCCGCTTCTGGCCCTGCTCGCCCTGCAGGTACTCAAGATGCTGATTCTTCCATTGTTTTCTTTGCTATCCTGAAGCCGTGGGCAAGGGCTATCGCTGGGTCGGCGAGGATCTGGTGCTGGAACTGCACGTCCAGCCCGGGGCGCGGAGATCCGGATTTGCCGGCCTCCACGGCGACCGGCTGAAGCTGCGCATCCAGGCCCCGCCGGTCGAGGGCAAGGCCAATGTCGCCCTGCTGCGCTTCCTCGCCGAGGCCTGCGCTGTGCCGGTGTCCCGCGTCGCGCTCGAGCGCGGCAGCAGCGGGCGCCACAAGCGGGTGCGGGTGACCCGTCCCGAGCGCTGCCCGCCGGGCGTTTCGCTGCCGCCGGCGTGAGCCCCGTCACAGGCGCGACCCGGCGGCCCCAAGCACCTGTTTTTTCGGTTCAAGTTTTCATGCCCCCGGTCGCTAGGGGAGGCAAGGGAGCCGCCGGTCCGCGGGATCGGCGGGGCAGTGCATGCAGCAGAGGATCAACAGGAAGGCGACAGATGTCGGAAGACCGGTTCGGCAAGCGGCTGGCGGCCTATGACGCCTGGAAGTCGGATGTGCTCGCCACGCTCGTCGAGTTCCAGCAGTGGCTCGACGACCACGAACTCGACGAGGGCGAGAGCACCCTGCGCATCTGCGAAACCATGGACGCGCTGCGACGCGACCGCATCAACCTGGCCTTCGTGGCGGAGTTCTCGCGCGGCAAGACCGAGCTCATCAACGCCATCTTCTTTGCCAACTACGGCCGCCGCCTGCTGCCCTCCGATGCCGGCCGCACCACCATGTGCCCCAGCGAGTTGTTCTATGACCGCGAGGCCGACCAGTCCTACCTCCGCCTGCTGCCCATCGAGACCCGTCGCGAGGACAAGTCCCTCGCCGAGTACCGGCAGGAGCCCGTGCACTGGGTCAAGATGCCGCTGGAGGTCGACGACCCCGAGCAGATGGCCGAGACCTTGCGCGAGGTGGTCAGAACCAAGCAGGTGCCACTGGCCGTGGCCCGCGCCCTCGGACTCTACGACGAGAACCAGGACCCGCAGTTCAAGAAGACCGGCCAGCATCCCCAGATGGTCGAGATCCCTATGTGGCGGCATGCCATGATCAGCTTCCCCCACCCGCTGCTCAAGCGCGGGCTGGTGATCCTGGACACGCCCGGACTGAACGCCCTGGGCAATGAACCCGAACTCACCGTCGGCATGCTGCCTTCGGCACAGGCCGTGCTGTTCGTGCTCGCCGCCGACACCGGCGTCACCCGTTCCGATCTGGAGATGTGGGAACACCACGTCCATGGCGCGGCCAACCAGCAGACCCACAAGCGTCACCTGCTGATCGCGCTGAACAAGATCGACACCCTCTGGGATGACCTCAAGGACGATGCCTCGGTGGAGGCCAGCATCGAAAGCCAGGCCGGCAAGGTGGCCGAGATGCTGCACGTGTCCCGCGAGCAGGTGTTCCCGGTGTCGGCGCAGAAGGGCCTGGTCGCCAAGGTGCGCGACGA encodes:
- a CDS encoding DUF167 family protein, which encodes MGKGYRWVGEDLVLELHVQPGARRSGFAGLHGDRLKLRIQAPPVEGKANVALLRFLAEACAVPVSRVALERGSSGRHKRVRVTRPERCPPGVSLPPA
- a CDS encoding dynamin family protein, producing MSEDRFGKRLAAYDAWKSDVLATLVEFQQWLDDHELDEGESTLRICETMDALRRDRINLAFVAEFSRGKTELINAIFFANYGRRLLPSDAGRTTMCPSELFYDREADQSYLRLLPIETRREDKSLAEYRQEPVHWVKMPLEVDDPEQMAETLREVVRTKQVPLAVARALGLYDENQDPQFKKTGQHPQMVEIPMWRHAMISFPHPLLKRGLVILDTPGLNALGNEPELTVGMLPSAQAVLFVLAADTGVTRSDLEMWEHHVHGAANQQTHKRHLLIALNKIDTLWDDLKDDASVEASIESQAGKVAEMLHVSREQVFPVSAQKGLVAKVRDDDALLGRSRLPRLERFLSEQVMPNKLNVLRDHIIQNIGGLQNEFERVLENRLGQTQRELENLRSLRGKNADVIQHLMQKSREEQAAYLRNVESFQSSRRVLASQARTMLDALSLEAFDRLIEQTRKDMTGAWTTAGLKRGMQTFFEGAKDTMDQVSQAADETRQLIRATYRKFHEEHGLPAITPKVFSVDSYNMDLHQLAQDAEMFRNSPITTMTEQSFVIRKFFISLVAQARSIFFRANQDADAWLKEVMNPLVQQIKDHKRVMEKRLDTLRRINESRDTLESKIAELEAQRKAVAEDLARIRQLREVLSRPLPGNGSADSDIAEAV